The Lathyrus oleraceus cultivar Zhongwan6 chromosome 5, CAAS_Psat_ZW6_1.0, whole genome shotgun sequence genome includes the window GGACATACAAAAAAGTTAATAGAATTTCCTCCGACTAGTGAGTTGCGACACCAAAATCCAACATGATAGAAACGACTAATTTAGTAAGAGTTCTATTATTTCTTTTCACTTTACCATTAATTTTAGGAGAATATGGTGAACTGGTTTTATGTACAATCCCACTTTGTTTATAAAGTTCATTAAATAAACTAAAATCATACTCAGTTCCCCTATCACTACAACTCCTcttaattttattattaaattgGTTTTCAATTTCATTCATAAAAGTATTAAACATATCAAGCGATTCACTTTTATTCTACTAGAGTAATCATcaataaaaatgataaaataaccTTTACTATTTATGATTAAAGTTCTTTCAAGTTCACATATTTTAGAATATACTACTtccattttttattataagttACTTTGGGAAAATATTTTATACCacaatataagtcgttttataatagcaatgaatcattaatgttatttttcctattatacccttaaatatttattattctttCTCCTTTTAATTATGTCAATTTATCTTTTCAATACTTTTAATGGAAAACAATTTTGTAAAACActtcataatttctctttttcatactataattattacatttcataatacgtgtgaaaagtaaaaaatgacttataataaaaaaacGGAGGTAATATTAGGTTTAAATGTCCCGATTCTCTTATTACCAATATGTGAAGTCTTAGTTAATTTAACTTGCATGCAATATTCACATTTTTCTAAGtcattaaaatttaatttttgaATCAAGCCTAAATTGCTTTAATTAGAAAGAGTAGGCTTATTAACATGACAAAATCTAGCATGCAAAACATTAAAATTACACCAAGAGTAAATAAAAGGATACACTTTTATTTATTCCAACATTTAACTTAAACATTACTTCATTGAAGTACCATTTTCAATTAAAAATAGCATTCATAGTGATTGTGTATAAATTTTTCTCACTAGATTGGCTAAACTTTGCCTTATTCAAAAAAAGACCAGAAGAAACAGGATTCTTTCTAATATCATGAGCATGCATGCCATCTCTTAAAATTAAAGTCTTTCTAGATGTGAACTTCAACTTCATGTCTTTAATACCAACAATAATAGTAGTGTGTGCATCTCCAACAATACAGTATTATCTTTAATAGACGTGTATGTTTTGAATATTGCACAATCATAACAGACATTATGAGAGGCGTTAATGTGTATCCATCAACCATCAGATATACCAACCATGTTGGTTTTACTGATCATATCAATAAATTGCTCATCAACCAGATTAGCCGGTGCATTAGGGGAAAACCAACTTTAGGCCTACTCCTACATCATTTAGTCATATGATTTGGTCTTCCACAATTGAAGCAAGAAAAAATAATAATGTAATTTCTTTGAGGTGTTGATTGTTGCCTAGAAATTAAGGCCCTTGAAGAGTTCTAATTCTTAACTTGATCTACAATATTGTAGTTTTAATTCTTTAATGGTTTTGAAAATGTCATAGTAAAATTATCGGATCAAATTGCGGATTAAATCACTCTCTTTGATACATTTTGTGACACTGTCCAAATGTAAATGTGCACATTACATTATTCTTTGAAACTCTCTTAAATACTCTTATTAGAGATTGTTATCATAGATGATCCTAgtgttggaaatcccccaaaacctatggagaatttcaatcaatcttgatgaacaagattgttatcaaccACACAATACCAATGAAAAGAAAGAataatggagaaagaaagagtgtaaagaatGATGAAagagaagagtaataaaattctgcagagtttttctctgtccacaaactgtggaaaacttcttattcactttgaaactgcaaaatactgtaaatacaatgttacaaatactctattcacctcattacaaaaataagggttactccctctatttatagatttatgTTAACTTGAACCTCAAGTCAAATCCCAAAATAGCTAATACTACTGAAATAtgcctaagtcgaaatcctgtgtgaagcaacatactttgacacttcgacacactaacacaacttaacactctaggtggttcgacacttaCTTGTTATGTTGAGTAACCTtcttcgacacaaggaattacaattcaacacaccatctaattcattgtgtctaagctatatacattcatcatagctctcaatcttctgaacacttcgacctgcactcccttcgtcatgatgtctgcaatctgattctcaattctgtagtgttccacattcatcttcccatctgctacgcgctctcgaagataatggaaccttatctcgatgtgcttgctttGACCATGTGTTATCGGATTCTTCGCTCaattgatagctgacatgttgtcgatctttatggtaattgctccatgactcttcgatattatctcttcgaccagattaACCATCCATattgcttgacatgcacaaagagaagcggctatgtattctgcttcgcatgACGATAATGCCAATACTGGCTCCTttcgaactccaagcaactgatgcaccacctagcataaacacatagcccgctatggattttcgatcctcagcatcagtacaccaacttgagtcggtgtatcccactaatttgcattcttttctttcatcagctgcaggaaacaaaatgccatagtcgagagtacctttcagataccttagtatcaTCTTTGCCGCTtctagatgtgatacctttggcttctgcatgaacctagtcaccatacctacactgtatgctaagtcaggctttgtatgacaaaggtatcaaagtgacccaataattcttctatattgggttgggtcgacatcatcttcatctgaatctttcgacagttgtaatctgggctcaactagagtcgaagttaggttgcaatcttgcatctcaaatatcttgagtatttcgcctgcataccttctttggtgcatcatcaagcctctaccactcttgtagaattcgatgccaaaaaaatatgaaatgccacccagatctgacatttcaaattccttgttgagatcacctttgaagtcttcgatctccttcttgcagctacctgttatcaacaagtcatcgacatagagacatagcataagcaattcactcttgcttcttcttacacatactccatgttcacttgtgcacttcacaaattccttctaCCTTAGAAAGCCATCTATTTTCTTGCTCCAATCTCTTGGAGTTTGTTTAAGTccatacagggctttatgcagtctgtacacctttctttcttcgccttgtttcacaaacccagctggttgtgcaacataaacttcttaTTCTAAGGCGacattaaggaatgcacatttcacatccatatgacacatcttccagttgtttgtgtttgctagaccaacaatCAATCTAATTGTTTCAATCCTAGCAACAAGTGCAAAAACCTCATCGAAGTCGATTGCTTATTTCTGAAGAAgtcctttcgccacaagtctcgccttgtgtcgagtcaaTTCTCCTCTGGGATTtaacttcaccttgtatacccacttcacatcgattgccttcttgtcttcgggaaattcgacaagtgaccaagtgttgttgacttcgattgactttAGCTCTTCGcccattgctttcatccacttcgaatctttcaatgcctcagttgcattgacaggttcgacatctgcgtagaaaacatattgtaccagctcaccttcttcattgaacacatcatctgatgtaatcacacattctttCAACCTTGCAGGaatgtgtcttgttctttgaggtctaCTTGGGgctgcttcacctctgacttcttcctttCGAACTTCcctttcgacttcactagctggttcgtcataaaagattctcactgaatctttcttgacatcctcagtccaatcccactccttaagctcatctatgaacacgtccctgctgatcaccactttcttattcactgggtcgaataacttgtatcctccaatcgaatgatatcctatcaggataatctgactcgacttgtcatcaaattttcttctcaactgatctagcacatgtctatgtgctatagatccaaacaccctgAGATGACTCAAGCTAcgcttgacaccagaccaacattcttctagtgtgattccttctagctttTTCGTTGAACATTTGTTCAGGATATATGTCATagtcgacacagcttctccccataattctttgggtagatgcttgcctttcaacatacttctaaccatattcataatggttctattcttcctttttgcgactccattctgttgtggagtgtagggtggcaccacctcatgcacaataccttctttcacacataatgcatcgaagtctttcgacacatatttTCCACCATcatcagttctcaaaatcttAATCTTTCGACCGCTATGcctttcgaccatagatttaaacttggcaaatacctcgatcacttcacttttcttcttgatcaggtaagaccgccgtttttgactgaaatcatctatgaatgtaacaaagtctttgttacctccaattgaatccacctggagaggaccacatacatccgagtatatgacttcaagaactgccttcgacctgcttcctgcatccttactgaagttgttcttatgctgcttcggttgcacacattcttcacatacttcgtttggaatgtcgatttctcgtaatcctaaaaccatatttcttctcttcaaatctaCGATGTCTTTaaaattgagatggccaagtctataatgccatatccattcatctaTGACGGTTGTTGTTGCAAGACACTTATACTtcatcacattaagctcaatcttgaaggttctattttgagacattggagccttcaagatcaaccttccatttgagtcgagaactctcatcatcttgtcttcgatcgacaccttgtagttcttttcgactaactgccctatgttgagcaaattactcttcatgcctggtatatacaatacatttgaaattactgacctcttgccatatttcctcataatcagaacatcaccaataccttaagctgctagagtgttgtcatttgcaaatttcaccatgttcttcattgagggctttatgtgtacaaaccaatcttttcttccaaacatatgtgatgagcatcctgagtctAAGTGtcactggtccttgaatctctcttcttctcttactataaccatcaacaacgtctcttcttcttcgtgttacgccagctttgcataagtttcttgattcttctacttttctggacaatcactagaatagtgaccatacctttgacaattgtaacactgaattTGACTCTTGTATGTCTTTTGATCACCACATTTTCCTCTGCctacaacaccacctctttggttgccttggttccatGGTTTTCTTTGATTCAACTAGTTTCCTTCTTGATGATGTCGAACAGTCGAATTATTGTAGCCTTCTCTGTCTTTGTTTCTATTCCAGTTTCCTTTGCATTTactttcttttgctgattgaaCCTGCAAAGCCATATgactcttcgactttcctgcaactctttcagccattatttgttcatgagattcaagcgtcccttaaagctcttcctttgtcagttttgacaaatctttcgaccCTTCTATGactactaccacgtggtcgaactttggagccaacgacctcaagatctttcaaacaacagatcttgatgtcaacacttctccacataccttgattagattcaccagtttcgtaaccttggtgaagaaatcagttataCTTTCACTTTGTAACTGCtaaatactgtgaatacaataCTCTATTCACCTCATTACAAAAATAAGAGTTACTCAATCTATTTATAGATTTAtgttaacttggacctcaaggcAAAGTCCAAAACTTTAAAAACCCCaaatagctaacactacttaacacactaggtggttggacacttccttactctgtcgaacaacctgcttcgacacaaggaattacaattcaacactACTCACATGTGATACATTCTCAACATTCCCCCTCAAATGTGAGTCCAAAACACCATTTCTTCCTAACATAATTCTTAATTGATCTTTTTCGCACTAATTAAGGTTTTAAGGGATTAAATTCTTCTTTATCTTGTTAAACCTCCATTAATCTTAATTATACTTAAAATGTCATATATTCTTTTGTAAAATGACTAAAATGTCATTTATTCCACATATACCCTTTTTCCATAATCCTAATTGATTAATATGATAATGACTATAATACATAAGTCCTTCTAAAATGACTCAATTACTCTCATATAATTTACCCTTTATCcttttaattttaataatttatgAAATAATTAAAACTCTATTTGGTTGATTTGATTGGGGTGTTACAATTTCATAGGGACAACCCTAGTTAAGATGTAATAATAGGTATTCAGAGACACCGACTATGATACAAATCGAACACTATATAAACATCTGATAAAGTCTAAAGTGATGTTTTAACAAATAAATAAGTAATCGCAAATCATCTCTTCTACAAAACCTCCAAAACTCAACAATCTTTTATACTAGATAAACTTATTTCTTGCCTTTCTACTTCCGAAGAGGAAATTACAGTCGTAGAATAGGAGTCAGTGTCCAGAACTTTTGAAGTTGTTTCCTCCTGGAAGAAATCTCTTCTAACATAGAATGCTGGTCTTTTTGGTAAAGTAACATGTTCATATTTGTTTGTCAACATCGATATAACATCAGACATTGTAGGTCGATCATTTGCATAATGTTCTACACACAAGAGACCAACATGAATGCACCTTTTCACTTCATCAGGAACAAATGAGTCACTTAATGATGGATCCATTAACTGCATATACTCACCATCATTCCATAGCTCCCATGCCTAGTATAGTAATTTAATGAAATTAAAtaatatttgaaattaaaaaaaaaactcaatGAGACTAGTTTTACATACATGGCCTATTAGGTTTAGTGGACGATCAACATCATAGAAGCTATTGTTTTTTCTTCCACAAATAATTTCAAGTAGCAACACTCCAAAGCTATAGACATCAGACTTTGTAGAACAAATTCCTTCCATAGCATATTCAGGAGACATGTATCCACTACAACAAAAATTATGTAACAATATCAAAAATATTTCTAAAACATTAGAAACAATAAAGTTAAGAAAACTCACTATGTCCCGACAATCCTATTGGTATTTACTGTTGATTCCTGCTGTGAGAAAATTCTTGCCATGCCAAAATCAGAAATTTTTGGACTCATATTATCATCAAGAAGTATGTTGCTAGCTTTCAAGTCTCTATGAATGATTTTTAGTCTTGAATATTTATGAAGATAGAGTATTGCCTGAGAAATTCCTTCTATAATATTGAAGCGCTTCTTCCAATCGAGTAACTTCCTTTTTGTAGAATCTTGCAAGTTAAAATGTACATTCCACATAAGTAGTAAACCAAAGTGGATACATTTGTGCCTAAAATACTTAGTTAAAAATGAAAATAGGTTTGATGCATTTGTCATTAAAAACATGACATATTCCTCACCAAATAAATAGAAATCCAAGCTTTTGTTTGGCATATATTCGTAAATTAGAATCCTTTCTTCTTGATGAATACAACAACCAAGTAGTTGTACAAGATTTGTGTGTTGAAGTTCACATATCAGTACCAATTCATTTTTGAATTCAATAACTCCTTGTCCAGAAGTTTTTGAAAGTCTCTTTACAGCAACTTGTTGCCCGGTTGCCAAGATTCCCTGAACTTGTAAAAGAAAAATCATCAATAATCTAAAATACTATTTCAAAAAATATGAACAAATTGTTAAAATGTAAATGATCTTCATAATCATGCTGAGATGGTTTGTTCAAAGATATTTTACGGTCTCAACTATTCAGCACATAATCtttaaaaatatttgattttattCATAACTGCTTTTATAACCATTTATTCAATCGTTTTAAGTCACATTATAAAATATGTAAAAAAATTCACCTTATAAACGGTTCCATAGCCTCCCTGTCCTAACTTATTTTCAGGGGAAAAGTCCATAGTTGCTTCTAAAATTGATGCGTAGCTAAAAACTTTTATATCATGTCCCTTGAAATCAACTTCAAGATCATTGATACTATATAATTCATTGGAAGCAGCCAACTCTTGCATCTCATTCTCCTTTCTTTTAACTTTCTTCTCTGCATAGCAAGAAAAATTATAGAGAAAAAAATAAATGGATTGGATTTAAGAAGTATGTATTCGACTATCTTTTTATGTATTCAAGTACCTTTAAGTCCATATTTATGTTTCTTTATTGCTATCCATAGAATGAGGGAGCATATTATGAGTAAAGCAGTTGCTATTGCTGCACTTATCCATATCCACCTTCTTTTACCTGCATTGAGTATTTTGTGAGATACTTATAATAAAACCAAGCATTATTTAGCTTCCTTTTTAAATTCCTACTAGGTTTTCAAGCATTATTTAGACAAATTGTTCCTAAAAATTAACGAGTTTCTAACTTGAACATCTATTATAAGTCTAGTATATTGATCCAAGTTCAGATTTCTCTTTCATCATTAATCGTATAGAGGTCTTATTTAAACAATATCAAATGTATAATGGACTATATTTAACTACAGTTTTACTATGATAAAATTTTGGATTTATATTATAGTTCGTCTTTCGCACCATATCATCGGCTATAGGTCGCCACCCatcaaaaaaatatcaaaaactTACCGAGAGGTAACTTTGCTGGCTTTTCCAAGAGGTAAAAGTAATTCAAACT containing:
- the LOC127086672 gene encoding G-type lectin S-receptor-like serine/threonine-protein kinase CES101; protein product: MALSFCIRFEIKKQVVLIYYLWVWWITSICVKARNVSLMAGERLVSNSSLCSTQGRYCLSFGGTLNREYTHLVIVSNASFDRGAVIWLHARNQPVDTKSAVLSLNKSGVLKIEFQYSKEIIIYSSPQPIDNTVATMLDTGNFVLEQLHPNGTKSLLWQSFDYPFNALVPKMKLGVNRKTGHNWSLVSCLTFSLITLGEFSLEWEPKEGELNIKRLGKVYWKSGKLGNNGLFENVPANVQQNYQYVIISNKDEDSFSFEIKYEDRNYKMSPEWWLSYKGKLMGSEGELANADICYGYNSDRGCQKWDIPTCRKPGEVFQKKIGQPDLDNAVLQDSKSVDYNDCKARCWRNCGCNGFQEYYGNGTGCIFYSWNSTQNVDWESLNYFYLLEKPAKLPLGKRRWIWISAAIATALLIICSLILWIAIKKHKYGLKEKKVKRKENEMQELAASNELYSINDLEVDFKGHDIKVFSYASILEATMDFSPENKLGQGGYGTVYKGILATGQQVAVKRLSKTSGQGVIEFKNELVLICELQHTNLVQLLGCCIHQEERILIYEYMPNKSLDFYLFDSTKRKLLDWKKRFNIIEGISQAILYLHKYSRLKIIHRDLKASNILLDDNMSPKISDFGMARIFSQQESTVNTNRIVGTYGYMSPEYAMEGICSTKSDVYSFGVLLLEIICGRKNNSFYDVDRPLNLIGHAWELWNDGEYMQLMDPSLSDSFVPDEVKRCIHVGLLCVEHYANDRPTMSDVISMLTNKYEHVTLPKRPAFYVRRDFFQEETTSKVLDTDSYSTTVISSSEVERQEISLSSIKDC